From the Astyanax mexicanus isolate ESR-SI-001 chromosome 9, AstMex3_surface, whole genome shotgun sequence genome, one window contains:
- the LOC103036673 gene encoding schlafen family member 13: MALSKPDSSARYWRSSDQYFNINKCTFGEQARNKIDKAKRTQQSDVILQCVCALLNSGGGVISAGVENEDYCYCTMSLGQDLEEHLLKLLDVPEDFIEFVQSGNALHMYVKSWCSHDNRARLCSVHSGLRKRAGTKTPLIHPSGVLDFIKKKRQTLYLGPPAKRTKWIHGDEIYNKAQEFYEKREARLGQILDFGESVNVELKSFAHEKNLKTRLNEKVPKYLSAFGNTKGGFLFIGVDDRSKTVIGCGRGMDAQTMEQMIQEICNRAQSRAFHFLNCARKEEWSVDYEVFEVMENSGEEPRYIFAVKVQAFCCAVFEDDPKCWHIENDTLTQLDPESWLKKMQGCDPGDPDDDLSSRFNKVLSLKDSPPQCRAVYSIKDIATLQERVFSVQGESLNIMCKYIPQELLVNYPNLLTCIQTKSGPGILIMSTSWAIDVNLPRNKSVICEALLISTDCYPTLFCWAEGDSPELWQYVNDTAFSLKQKLVNLGGYTGRLCVIPRLVNCQTGEVIQNETDGAPPYPDSYTLNHVTVQALLRSLTTVVMSISSPLSDTLGCEFFNLLTEEQYDILHKYNGIKHLFIHGPPGSGKTLIAMEKIRMIKNSDNCEDTDILYLCENVGLRDFVRKQSKCLCETRAGFMRRNDDNFFRVKHIIVDEGQNFRLEHGDWYQKANSLVQENDGIFWIFVDYFQRSHTSSSGLPPLNSQSKAFLYEVVRNSEKVFDAMLDLIHQIAENLKPEETAHFQDMVKNVTLSHSFRGQLIRRTNLPSVETNVVTIIRNLLKRGHSAKDIAVLYSTLEELDNRVYSVKKQMSLVQFGSVENIDEDVVVLDTIRRFSGLERNIVILVDPSVHPVQNEVEVNVHLSAFSRARIRLYVLQSKRSKLTPRIPWL, from the exons ATGGCTCTTTCCAAACCTGATTCATCAGCAAGATACTGGAGGTCATCTGAtcaatattttaacattaataaatgCACGTTTGGAGAACAGGCCAGAAACAAAATAGACAAAGCAAAGCGTACACAACAAAGTGATGTTATTTTGCAGTGTGTCTGTGCTCTGTTGAATTCTGGAGGTGGAGTTATCTCAGCAGGGGTTGAAAATGAGGACTACTGTTATTGTACCATGAGTCTTGGGCAGGACTTGGAGGAGCATTTGCTCAAATTACTGGATGTTCCTGAGGATTTCATTGAATTCGTTCAATCTGGTAATGCATTACACATGTATGTGAAGTCTTGGTGTTCACATGATAACAGAGCAAGACTCTGTAGTGTTCACAGCGGCTTAAGGAAGAGAGCAGGGACAAAAACTCCCCTCATACACCCGAGTGGGGTTCTGGACTTTATAAAGAAGAAACGTCAGACTCTTTATTTGGGTCCTCCTGCAAAAAGAACAAAATGGATACATGGTGATGAGATTTACAATAAAGCTCAAGAGTTCTATGAAAAACGAGAGGCACGCCTTGGTCAGATATTAGATTTTGGAGAAAGTGTAAATGTTGAACTTAAAAGCTTTGcccatgaaaaaaatctgaagaCGAGACTTAATGAGAAAGTTCCCAAATACCTTTCAGCTTTTGGAAACACTAAAGGGGGGTTCCTATTCATCGGTGTTGATGACAGAAGCAAAACAGTCATTGGCTGTGGTCGGGGAATGGATGCCCAGACGATGGAGCAGATGATCCAGGAAATCTGTAACAGAGCACAGAGCCGGGCTTTTCATTTCCTAAACTGTGCACGAAAAGAGGAATGGTCTGTGGATTACGAAGTTTTCGAAGTTATGGAAAACAGTGGCGAGGAACCTCGATATATTTTTGCAGTAAAAGTTCAAGCCTTCTGCTGTGCTGTTTTTGAGGACGATCCAAAATGCTGGCATATTGAGAATGATACACTCACTCAGCTAGACCCAGAAAGCTGGTTGAAGAAAATGCAGGGCTGTGATCCTGGTGATCCGG AtgatgatttgagcagccgtttTAACAAGGTCTTAAGTCTTAAAGACTCCCCACCTCAGTGCAGAGCTGTCTACAGCATCAAAGACATCGCAACACTCCAGGAAAGAGTGTTCTCTG ttcagggGGAAAGCCTTAACATAATGTGCAAGTACATACCACAGGAGCTCCTTGTGAACTACCCAAATTTGTTAACCTGCATTCAGACAAAAAGTGGACCTGGAATTTTAATCATGTCTACCAGCTGGGCCATTGATGTGAACTTACCACGAAACAAGTCTGTCATCTGTGAAGCCCTGCTGATCAGTACAGACTGCTACCCCACACTGTTCTGCTGGGCTGAAGGAGACAGTCCAGAACTCTGGCAGTACGTTAATGACACTGCTTTCAGTCTGAAGCAGAAGTTGGTGAATCTTGGCGGATACACAGGAAGGCTTTGTGTGATCCCTCGTCTGGTTAATTGCCAGACAGGAGAAGTGATCCAGAATGAGACTGATGGTGCTCCTCCTTATCCAGACAGTTATACTTTGAACCATGTTACAGTACAGGCCTTACTACGGTCCTTAACTACAGTTGTGATGAGCATCTCTTCACCTCTGAGTGACACACTCGGCTGCGAGTTCTTCAACCTGTTAACTGAGGAGCAGTATGATATCCTTCACAAGTACAATGGCATTAAACATCTATTCATCCACGGGCCTCCTGGTTCAGGAAAGACCTTGATTGCCATGGAGAAAATACGGATGATTAAAAATTCAGACAACTGTGAGGATACGGACATCCTGTATCTCTGTGAAAATGTGGGATTACGAGACTTTGTAAG GAAGCAGTCCAAGTGCTTATGTGAGACAAGAGCCGGCTTCATGAGGAGAAATGATGACAACTTCTTCAGGGTTAAGCACATAATTGTGGATGAAGGACAAAACTTTCGACTGGAGCATGGTGACTGGTACCAGAAGGCCAACAGCTTGGTACAGGAAAATGATGGAATTTTCTGGATCTTTGTGGACTACTTTCAGAGGAGTCACACGAGCAGTAGTGGTCTGCCACCTCTGAATTCTCAAAGTAAGGCTTTCCTCTATGAGGTTGTACGAAATTCAGAGAAGGTATTTGATGCCATGTTAGATCTAATTCACCAAATTGCTGAAAATTTAAAACCTGAAGAAACTGCACACTTCCAGGATATGGTGAAGAATGTAACACTGAGCCACTCTTTCAGAGGACAGCTCATCAGACGCACTAATCTTCCATCAGTGGAGACCAACGTAGTCACAATAATCAGAAATCTTCTGAAGAGAGGGCACTCCGCCAAGGACATTGCCGTCCTCTATTCCACTTTAGAAGAGCTTGATAACAGGGTGTACAGTGTTAAAAAACAGATGTCCCTTGTCCAGTTTGGAAGTGTAGAGAACATAGACGAGGACGTGGTTGTGCTGGACACCATTCGTAGATTTTCAGGCCTTGAAAGGAACATTGTGATTTTGGTGGACCCCTCTGTTCATCCGGTTCAGAACGAAGTTGAAGTAAATGTGCATCTCAGTGCGTTCTCCAGAGCGAGAATCAGACTGTATGTGTTGCAGTCAAAGCGTTCAAAACTGACACCTAGAATCCCTTGGTTATGA